In Quercus robur chromosome 11, dhQueRobu3.1, whole genome shotgun sequence, the following proteins share a genomic window:
- the LOC126705545 gene encoding cationic peroxidase 2-like, whose protein sequence is MESARLIQTSLLVFLLLSLSVSYVHCQATRVGFYSKSCPRAESIVRSTVQAHFQSNPTVAPGLLRMHFHDCFVQGCDGSVLVDGPNTEKTAGPNLGLRGYEVIDDAKTNLEAACPGVVSCADILALAACDSVVLTNGPNWQVPTGRKDGRVSLASDTTDLPGFTESIDAQKKKFSAKGLNAQDLVTLVGGHTIGTSACQFFQYRLYNFTTTGNGADPTINPSFLPQLRALCPQNGDATRRVGLDTGSQNRFDSSFFSNLRTGRGVLESDQKLWTDASTRSFIQSLLGSNAFNVQFGKSMVKMSNIGLKSGTQGEIRKVCSKIN, encoded by the exons ATGGAGAGTGCACGTTTGATCCAAACGTCCCTTTTGGTGTTTCTCTTGCTCTCTTTGAGTGTTTCTTACGTGCATTGCCAAGCCACTCGTGTTGGGTTCTACTCCAAATCATGCCCTCGAGCTGAATCCATTGTTCGCTCAACGGTTCAAGCTCATTTCCAATCTAATCCCACTGTGGCTCCTGGATTGTTAAGGATGCACTTTCATGACTGTTTCGTGCAGGGTTGCGATGGTTCTGTCCTTGTTGATGGGCCTAACACTGAGAAAACAGCCGGACCTAACCTTGGTTTGAGAGGATATGAAGTTATTGATGATGCGAAGACCAATCTTGAAGCTGCATGCCCTGGTGTTGTTTCTTGTGCTGATATTCTTGCGCTTGCTGCTTGCGATTCTGTCGTTCTG acaaatggaccaaattggcaGGTGCCAACCGGACGCAAAGATGGTCGAGTATCATTGGCTTCTGATACTACCGATTTGCCTGGCTTTACAGAATCCATTGATGCTCAGAAGAAAAAGTTTTCAGCGAAAGGTTTAAACGCTCAAGATCTTGTTACTCTTGTCG GTGGCCATACTATTGGAACTTCAGCTTGCCAGTTCTTTCAGTACAGATTGTATAACTTCACTACTACTGGGAATGGTGCCGATCCTACAATCAACCCCAGTTTCCTTCCTCAATTACGAGCACTCTGCCCACAAAATGGTGATGCCACAAGGCGTGTTGGACTAGACACCGGTAGCCAAAACAGATTTGACTCATCTTTCTTCTCCAACTTGAGGACTGGCCGAGGAGTACTTGAGtctgatcaaaagttatggaCTGACGCCTCCACCAGAAGTTTTATTCAAAGCTTGCTTGGGTCAAATGCCTTCAATGTGCAGTTCGGAAAGTCCATGGTGAAGATGAGCAACATTGGCCTCAAGTCTGGTACTCAAGGTGAAATTCGCAAAGTGTGTTCTAAGATCAACTGA
- the LOC126704822 gene encoding protein FAR1-RELATED SEQUENCE 5-like, giving the protein MRSSELDEDFRCKQGAPQKAIKKSGILSHATQVYTCKIFNLFENQFLDSLAMVWDQVDCQDTIGVFEVKEENSERVRIVRFDRLNNNISCSCKKFESLGILCCHALRVFSIKNLTRIPSQYILKRWTKEAKKGMITYEQDNHSLSNDKEAKIVWRNSMMRIANTIISKSQGEDSLKRIFQKLLLELDEKIERELSRVKFGVDANVEENEVIQCDTTDEMPCLPNEVLVLNPPCVRSKGLRNTRLKGHFEKRKANTSKDASSSSE; this is encoded by the coding sequence ATGCGTTCCTCGGAATTGGATGAAGATTTTCGATGCAAGCAAGGTGCCCCACAAAAAGCAATTAAGAAGAGTGGCATTTTGAGTCATGCAACTCAAGTTTACACCTGTAAGatattcaatttatttgaaaatcaATTTCTTGATAGTCTTGCAATGGTTTGGGATCAAGTTGATTGCCAAGATACAATTGGTGTTTTTGAggtcaaagaagaaaatagtgAAAGAGTACGCATTGTCCGGTTTGATCGTCTTAATAACAATATTTCTTGTTCTTGTAAGAAATTTGAGTCATTGGGGATTCTTTGTTGTCATGCATTGCGggtttttagtataaaaaatttaactagaATTCCAAGTCAATACATTTTGAAACGTTGGACAAAAGAGGCTAAGAAGGGGATGATAACTTATGAACAAGACAATCATTCACTTAGTAATGATAAAGAGGCAAAGATAGTATGGCGTAATAGCATGATGCGAATAGCTAATACAATCATATCTAAAAGTCAAGGGGAGGATAGCCTTAAGagaattttccaaaaattgctATTGGAACttgatgaaaaaattgaaagggAGTTATCAAGGGTCAAGTTTGGTGTAGATGCAAATGTGGAAGAGAATGAAGTCATACAATGTGACACCACTGATGAAATGCCTTGCTTGCCAAATGAGGTGTTAGTGTTAAATCCCCCATGTGTGAGATCAAAAGGTTTAAGAAATACTAGACTTAAAGGGCACTTTGAGAAGCGCAAGGCAAACACATCTAAAGATGCATCTTCTTCAAGTGagtaa
- the LOC126704821 gene encoding uncharacterized protein LOC126704821, which translates to MDKVENVMKEKMDKNLDGMVKKIDSPFTPSVLECPLPLKFRLPPLELFNGLKDPLDHITTFKMTLTLHQNLNEILCRSFSTTLKGAAKVWFNKLTRSSIDDFEQLSNSFVCHFVGGQHQKRPADHLLTIKQGEGESLRSYVKRFNKEVLEVGEVEDKVQLTMFNASLKSKDFVVALAKSPFGSMIEKLLKAQKYMNVEDALAAIEHKGPQKERRSTRDVQRGRKRERSSPSSSRDSINRGGGKLSRTVNFTPLVMSVNKILMQIKDDHALKWPKLLHSLLNIRDKKKYCYFHKDHGHYTEDCRDLKEEIEKLIQKGKSQ; encoded by the coding sequence ATGGACAAGGTCGAGAATGTGATGAAGGAGAAGATGGACAAGAACTTGGATGGGATGGTGAAAAAAATTGACTCTCCATTTACCCCTAGTGTCCTGGAATGCCCCCTGCCGCTCAAGTTTCGTCTCCCCCCGCTCGAGTTGTTCAATGGTTTGAAGGACCCTCTGGATCATATAACGACCTTCAAGATGACCTTAACTTTACATCAAAACCTCAATGAAATTCTATGTAGGTCTTTCTCGACCACCCTCAAGGGGGCCGCGAAAGTATGGTTTAACAAACTCACTCGTTCATCCATTGACGACTTCGAGCAACTCAGCAACTCCTTTGTTTGCCACTTCGTTGGTGGTCAACATCAAAAAAGACCAGCAGATCACCTCCTCACAATCAAGCAAGGAGAAGGGGAGTCACTAAGATCTTACGTGAAAAGATTTAACAAGGAAGTGTTGGAGGTAGGCGAGGTGGAAGACAAAGTGCAACTGACTATGTTTAATGCTAGCTTGAAGTCAAAGGATTTCGTGGTCGCACTTGCAAAAAGTCCCTTTGGATCAATGATAGAGAAGTTGTTGAAGGCCCAAAAATATATGAACGTTGAAGATGCTTTGGCTGCAATTGAACATAAGGGTCcacaaaaggaaagaagaagcaCCCGAGACGTGCAAAGAGgtagaaagagggagagaagctCCCCTTCATCTAGCCGAGACTCCATCAATAGGGGTGGCGGTAAGCTTTCAAGGACGGTAAATTTTACTCCCTTAGTTATGTCTGTTAATAAGATTTTGATGCAGATCAAAGACGACCATGCCCTTAAATGGCCAAAACTGCTACACTCCTTGCTTAACATTCGCGACAAGAAGAAGTATTGCTATTTCCACAAAG